cccccgcggtattctaaggttacattcgacggtcatgggttatgttacgtttatggagattgagtttgtttcgcgctcggccgactgtggcgctgtaggtttctccgtgttgccaacataactgttcagtgtaaaagaaattagacgtctcagattcattgtctcCAAGTGTACATGCTCTAAGCGTTGCGGCATGTGGATACCAGGTGATACGATAAACGGAATGCAGCTTTGAGAATTGTAAATGGGGAACCACACTGCCAACTCTTGAAGCTTGGTAGCAGCACCATCGTtggttcaaaattcaaattcaagcATACATTATTACGTTAAAATTCCTTTTCCTTTATagatcttttttcttcacttggAGAAAAGCACCGTCGCAAATTAACCTGTTTAAAGTTTTCAATTGACCaaacaaaatactttttcattttcgaacaCTGGAATTTCGCGGCAAAGTAAACCAACAATTGTGCGCTACCTGCAATCACCTGTGACAACTGTGGTCCCCCATTCGCTCCTGCGTCCGTGCATATAGGTAGAAAGTTCTAAGAGACGTTTTGGACAAATCTAATGGTTAGACTGCGATATCTGTTGCCAAAATCTTTCCTAATTAATGATCGTTTCCGTACACAAGGCTTTGTGGAAAAGTGACAAACTCATATGAATGTCAGAGACAACTGACAAACGTCGTTTGAACACAGTACTTAGATTAATCAGAAAGCGGCTTCGGgcgtttttcacttttttttgtctgtCATTCTTTATCCACTGTAAATAGAGACATATTATGGCAGATGAGCGTACATGAATATGGAAACTTTATCATCCGTCCCAATATAAATATGATTCAAAGTTCGAAAGGCAACgaaatctcaatttttttacatttctcaTTATCCGCATTACCAATGACTGCATTTCACTTGTTAATGCGTATATACATAGGCCAGAATGGCAAAAGAAAACCGAGGTGGAATCAACTTAGCTaatcatttcaaaatataatcaaGAAAGTATAATCGCATATTTATGTATAGACATATGTATGTGCATACTGCGATCGACGACTTGTTGCCGGTTCCAAAGGCCATGGCCATATACCGTTGGATTGCACTCTTGGGCACTTAGGCCACAGTTAACGGACAACCACGATTGGAGTCTAGTCAAACAGATATATTTTCTTAGAACATGGCCAAGATTTTATCCGCCAAAATTGGCCCATCTATCTTAAATGCGGATTTGTCGGATTTGTACACCGAATCTCAACGTCTGTTGGATAGCGGTGCGGATTATCTGCATCTAGACGTAATGGATGGTCATTTTGTTCCTAACCTTACATTTGGTCATCCGTTGGTCAAATGtttacgaaataaaataaaaaacgcaTTCTTTGAGACCCATATGATGGTTTCGGAGCCCGAAAAGGTACCTCAAACTTAAAtctctataaaaaaaaaaaaaaaaaaaaacaagtgcATGAGAGCTAAACAATTACcatttcatgaaaaatgttCGTTTCACTCAATATCACTTACTTTCGGcttgtacaaaattttattactttccaGTGGATTTTGCCCATGTCAGATGCCGGTGTAGATCAATACACTTTTCATGTTGAACCTGTTATTGATGTGCCATCagtttgtagaaaaattaaagagaCAGGAATGAAGGTATGTGTCAATACTTGAAGAAggcatgtaataaaattttaaatatttaaatttgtacGATGTACAAGTTCGATTACGCATGGCTCCCAGTAATGTTGTCAGAAttgtagataaaaaaatatgtaattgctaataatatttgtaatgagtaatttaataaattcaatcaGTCCTTCTATTGACGTTTTGACTCTTATAAGATTCATCTATTCTAACAAGAGAACTGATgtttgattgaattttcgaCTACCTAgtgcaaaaataatttgtagttaaattttttgaaaaagaaccTGTTGCAAAAGTAATTAGTAACTAACAGTGACAATAAGATTGAAATGTGGAGCAGTGACATCTAGTCTCTTGGGCTGTATTTATTGGCACaatattcattatattttcGACGCACTCTCAAATCAATGGAACAAAACTGAACAATGAAAACTAACATAGTTTTCTATACCTCTGCATTTATGTGATTTATAGCGTGCTTTTTCTCTCA
The Neodiprion lecontei isolate iyNeoLeco1 chromosome 3, iyNeoLeco1.1, whole genome shotgun sequence DNA segment above includes these coding regions:
- the LOC107226382 gene encoding ribulose-phosphate 3-epimerase; this encodes MAKILSAKIGPSILNADLSDLYTESQRLLDSGADYLHLDVMDGHFVPNLTFGHPLVKCLRNKIKNAFFETHMMVSEPEKWILPMSDAGVDQYTFHVEPVIDVPSVCRKIKETGMKVGIALKPGTPVNVVVDYIDMADMVLIMTVEPGFGGQKFMEPMMNKVRWLRNNYPTLDIEVDGGVGLNTIHSCAEAGANMIVSGTAVIGAENPTKVMASLKETVTAVLDKH